The Nakaseomyces glabratus chromosome B, complete sequence genome includes the window CTTGATTATATTGGCATCTAAGTCATCCTGGATATTCTCATTAGCTAAAAATTCTCTTAGAGTGGGGCTAGTTAGTTGTAGGAATTCCATAATAGTCTCATTAGTTAAATTTTTAATCATTTTATTCATTTCTCCTGTCCGTCCCAATCCAATAGATGTCAATTCCTGGAAGTCCAGTACTTGCACTACGTTCCTTAAACTGGCATTACTCTTCAATGATGTCAGTAATGAATGAAATCTCTTGGCAGTTGTCAAGTTACAATATCTGTAAACAAGGACCCTGCAGATATGGTAAAACATCTTGTTCACGGTAAGGTTACTCTTTAAGAAAGTTGCCAgattttcattaaatttctCTGCTGATCCAGGCTGGTCATTGCGCATGAAGTCATTGAACTGATATGTCAAAATTTGGTAAATGATTTCAGGTGGGACATTATCCCTTGGGAAAGTCGTATTCGTATCCATTAAGATGTATGGACTCGCCTAATGCCCTGATAATCAACTTCTTATACCCTACTATCTCTTAATTCGGTGTGATATGGAGAGTTCAATATAGTCTAACACACTCTTTGTAAACGTCTTTTCTAGCAAAATTGACTCTACAGTGAGCAGCTTTCTCAAAAATGGCCTTCTTTACTCAAGTCAAATTATGTACAAGTTCTATTTATTGATTGATGATTATTATCTTTGTATTATATGTGGACCTGTGTCAAGCAAAAAAGGTCCATTGTTTGATGTTCATCCATCGATAATCAATGCTAAACAGAGGGGTGCCATAGGATGGCACCTTTAGCAAGAATACAAGCCCTAATTTTACTGGACCTAAATTATGGTTATTTTGTGCCCTAACCATAAGGTGTGCAAATTAGGGTTTCCAGTTATCGTATAAATGGAGTAGGGTATGATACAAATTTTGcattatattcattaataaatataaacttTGGTGAATCATTTGTGAATCTATCTGGTATTCATAACTCCTAGTGTTTACAATTTCTATGATCCGTTCTATATTATGCTAAAATAATTCAAAGAACGGCATGCTAAAAGATATATAACACTCAGATAAACGTTGGAATTAAACAAAAACCGAAGCAATTTGCCCGTCGTTATTGTTATTCGTCTTGATCATAGTCAATTAGCGATTCAGCATAATTATGCCCTAATAATTAGGAAAGTCAAGTAGCAATACCAACATATCTTCTAAATTGGATAAATCCACTTAATTGCACGTGATATTAAAATGTAAGATATGGTTAGCAAAGTTAATCCAGCCTTCAACAAATACGATATGGTTGTTTGGCCGAGCGGTCTAAGGCGCCTGAttcaagttgaaaaatACTTACTGGGTTAACAAACTCAGGAGCACTCAGGTATCGTAAGATGCAAGAGTTCGAATCTCTTAGCaaccattatttttttttgattgtATTTTTCTAAATACATGTTTTGGTAACTGGTAATGAACAAAAAgctatttattttaatcTGAACACCGTTATCAATATATCGATATGATAATGAACTTAATTATTCTTTTCGCATTATGtgaataaattttttttctcttaaGATTCATCATGCCAACgttaaattatattatacaaTTTATGCTATTATGTGGTTATATATATCGTGCTGTAATCTATCAACTTATTTGTATCTCACTATTCTTCAATGTAACCACTTTGATTAGTCACTGCTACCAGCATCGCTTTCGTCACTATCACTATCAACAAACTCTTTACTCAAGTATTGCTTTTCGCTTTTTTTACCCTGTCTGCCAGAAGTACCCTTATCAGTGCCATTAGATTCCGTCTGCGAGTTTCCGACCAACTTTTGTTTCGGCTGTGACAATCTTAATTGAGATGATCTAAACGATCTGTTACTATCATCATTAGAGCTGTCACTTGAATCAGAATCACTATCTGATTCTTTACGTAACAATTTCACTTTCTTAATCAACCCTGCTTTCTCATACCTACTTGCCATACCGTGTTTCTTTGCAGAACTCGGTTCAGAGATAGAATTGTCTTGTTGTTGCAATCGGTTAGAGTTATGAACCGGTTGTGAAGATGATACAACAGCGCTCTTAGTACTTTTTGAGTTCTGTATGTTATGTGATGATGATTGGTCATTACTCAcagtttcttttgaacTGCCATTTTGAGAAGATCGTATTGTATCTCTACTCGTAGATAGAGGTTTTTCATTGGCAGATTTATTTGGGGTTGCACTAATTGATTTAGTATTCGTTTTATTTGATTGTGAAGATATACGTGGTGACTTCCTTAAAGCAGAAGTCGAAGGTTGGGCTcgattttcttttcttggcGTAGTAGCAACGTGTGGTTGAGAAGAAATCTTGGAAATCTTCACCGGTATACCTTTAGCTATTTGTTCATTATCAACCTTCTCATTTTTACCAGCAGAAATATTTCCGTTAGCCAGTTTAACTGTTAGGGGTTTTTCTGCATTTGTGATGGTTTTCAAAACCTTTTCCTTGATCTCGGTGATCTTTTCTGCTGCAGTTTTAGATTTTGCGGAGGTAGGGGATGCAACACTTTTTATTTGCTTTAACGCTGACAAAGTTTCTCTTAGATTGTCCTTCATGGTGTCATAATCAGTTTTTTCCTTCGTTGCCGACCTTTCAAGATTATTTGGTGTGGACTGTTGTGAAATCAAGCTTTTTAGAGATAGTTCCATATTATTTACCTTAAGTGATTTACTGGGTGTTCTCACATTAGAacttttcttattatcAGTAATATTTCTCACTTCTTTTGCAATGGGGctcttccttttttttgactCATCTGGATATTCATGATCGACTATCGCTTGCAGcttttttgataatgttgGTGTTTTCTTTGGTGACGAAacctttgaagatgaagtcTTTACTGGAGAAGTCTTAGAGACAGAAGATGCTTTATCAGTGTTTTTTTTAGGAGTCTTAGTGTTTATCTCAGTGGCATTTGGAGAATCATTAAGGTTTGTATTGTGTAGCTTAACTGCCAATTCtttattctcttttttcGAATTAGGAAGGGACGAAGGACCATTTATGACACCCAGAGctattttttcagtttcagtTGTAGGATCCAAAGATGTACCTAAAGATTTAGTAGATTCTTCACTTCTACACATAGTCTGCTCTTTATCACTACCAATTATACTTCTAACACTATCTTTTTCATCAGTTGTGTTGGTACCATAATCAACTTGATACTGCCTGGAGGCTAACGATGTACTTCTTACCGGATTGTGAACTATTTGACCCTCCTCGGTATCTGAAAAGTTATCGATTCTCTTTAATACATCCTCAATTATGGGAATATTAGTGGAATTTACCCTTTTATTATGAACCTTTAGTTCAAGTGATGATGTTCTTTTGTCGTTACGATTTGTGGGTGAATCGGAGTTTCTAGTGTTGGGTAAAATTTTACGTTCAGCACCAACTAATTTCTTACCTCGGGCAGTGTTACTATCATTTTCGAGTTGCACATCTATATGGTTGTTTATTGGACTGTTAATTCTCTTTTTACTAAAAACCAAAGACTTTGGTTGACTTTCTGATATTACACGCTGCCCACTCAAATTCACTCTATTCGGCGTTGAAATAAACTCCATAGGAATATCTGGCACAATCAACTGTTGCTTTGATTTATCAGGGTCGACTACTTCTGACCTAGACACTACATCCAAGTTCTGTGACTCTGAAAATATTCTCTTACCGTCACCAATACCAGAACTAATCCTGATGGCAGGCGATTGTGGTTGTGCCGGTGGTGGTAAAAATGACCTGTCAGTTAAAGTTGATCTATTGGCAGCAAATGCAGTCGAAACATTACGATTAATAACAACAGTCGATGAATTTATCTCATCATTAGATATCTCATTAGCCAATGGCGAAGTAACACGCAAGTTATTACTCAAAGGTGCCAAATTATTAGGCTTACTTCTCTTAGGTACTAAAATCTGCGGTTCAATCCTACTGCTATTTCCAAATGCTTTTGAACTTCTCCTCTTTCTTACTGAGCTATAAGCAGAGATTCTTCCAGCATCATGCAAATCATTAGCATTTAGTGTACCATTTGCGTCAATAAATTCCAGCtcattttttaaaataacTAAAACTGTGTTATCCATTGAAAAAACATCTTTCACAAGATAAGTTGCGTCTAAATCACAATGGTTTATATCCTGTAAACTTAATATCTCAAAACTTTCAATATTCAGATTTGAATATAGCTTGGTGATCCTATTCTCAATCTCATCAGCAAGTTGAAGCAAAGTATTTTCAGGCTTTGTGAAATGCAGGAATTTTCGAGTATGGTCACGGATTATGTGACCACCATTTCTAATGGTTGTGATAGTCTGATCATCACTATTATCTCCATCAATACTGTAACCGTTTGCcttcaattgattttgagGTTGGATCAAAACCACCTGCAACTTGTACATGCTCGTTGAGGCCGCTTGGGTTTCACAAACTGTGGGGAACTGGCCTCCTGATTTTTGACACAACTCACTGAGAATTCTTAGTCAGGATGATATATGGAAAACTtaaacaataaaaacatAGTTGCTGCTCAGTACAATTGGATATATATGAACATACAAACGCCATAATCAACAATGGTTATTATTCCCGTTATTGAGTGAATTCCAGCTAGCTGTTTCCCAACGTAGTAAATGATATCGATGATTTATGTTTAACCTAGAATCTCTTCATGCTTGTTTTAGTTGTGCCAAAAAGAGTTACAACTACATGTGTTGATTGTTATTAATTAAacattatattattattagtttTATGCGTATTTATAACGGTTTGTTATTCCTTTCTTATCTTTctcatttaatatttacatTATAGCAAAATGGAAAGCCATAAACTGGCACCAAAAAAAGTAAGGCGTTATGGATACCAGCTTATCAAAgtcaaaaacaattaatCTTATTAGTAGTATTTTGTTGTGATAGAAATATTTGAGATTTATTATAACTTGGCACATGATTTAGAGTTTTGCGAATGATCAAACCGTATTTTGATCAACGTGAAAGTTTCTTGTAGATCACATTCACGACTAATTCGGTACTctatttaatttttgacACCCTGTTTGTTGCTTGCTTCCGGCGCTTCCTTTCGGGATACTTCGAGTATTTATCCAGATAAACATCTTCAAAGTTTTCCACAATGGGCTTAAACAACATATTGAAGTTACTCATAATTTGCTTTGATGTCTCGTTATCAATGTCTTCGACAGCACGAGGAGAATGAGTTGCTGTTGTATAATTTGGAGACAAAGATCTTACGCGAATcatctcttcatcttcacaGCTATCCTCTGAAATACTTTCCATAATAGAATCCTTGCGGCTCTTTCTAAACCTATGTTTACGAGACATCCGCGCATGGAATGCGTCAATTTGATTCTTGATTAcatgtttattttttgataattcaGCTTTAATTAACGCCAAAAGAACAATGTGATGGAAGCCTTCAGTAGAAGCGGTAGCATGCTTGGAGGCCTGTTTAGCATCAACTCGACAATGATTATCGATCTCTTTCCAGAAGACACTAGCATTACAATTACTCCAATCAACatttaatttcttcaagcTATTTTCTAgttctattttatttggGTGCTCTTGCATCCGTTTCGTTCCAACAAATTCTCTCCAGTCGTCTgatttagtttttttagCCGAGCGATGATTACCATGCAGCGTATCGTACCAGCCTTGCACAACAGCTTCGTCTGCACCCCACTGACCATCAGATCTCCAAACAGAGAATTCTTCATCCGAGTCGTTAAATTCAACAATATAAAAGGGCATACCAGACTTTATATGCGTATTACCCAAGAATACTTCAACTTTCAAGTTGTCAGCAATGGTTTCTGAACATTTAAACTTGACCATACGAGAATCCTGAATTCCCCAGAAATAATTAACCAGTTCTTTGCTATCTTCACATGCTAATACTTGGGACAATCGTACAACTTCTCCATTCTCACCACGTACATATACAGTTTCGCCACTCATATTATCTTTGGGTTTAGATGATTAATATTAGGAAACCTGTCAAAAGtatcagaaaaaaaaaacaatatagAAACCTACCAGCTTCTTATCTAGGTAAACTTCAGGgcaattacaaatataaattataaaCTTTACTAAGTTGGGTTATTCAACTTTCTCCAGGAAGTTTGGAAGACCCCTTCCGTTTTATATAGTTGTCACCGGAAGTTGACAGGTCAACAACCTTAAAAAGTGACTCGAGAAATGATTTACACGATCTCCTGCACTGGACACCTCACCCTTTGAGGAAAACGTCCTTCACGATATCGGCTCTTATAATTTCCAGGCACCAGATCTGGTACTAGATCTCAGCCATTGTTTAGTAAATCATACGAACATCACTGGAAATATAGCCACTTAAGTTGTTTAAGCAGATATGACTTTTCATTCTATTATTATGTACTgtatttattgtttattattttgttttcccTCATTCATATAGTCTGGGAAAGCTATTTGTTGTGGCGACGcttctttttattctttcGACGGGTTGTGGCTTTCAGGGTACGCTGATACTTATCGTTGTAACACAGGGATTCATGACTGCTATCTTTGTTTTCTCTTATGGAGTGTTTTCGTTTCTGCTTTGATTGTCTTCTAGTTGCGCCATGGTCTATCTCACCGCTATTCAGATTGGAAACgctttttgttttgctgAAAATACTAGCCATCTCCAATGAGTTCACATCGCACTCTTTTTCAACTATTGCTGGCTTTGTGtttattttaaatattctGATAAAAAATTCCATGGTTGAattaatttgaaaaatgaaTGCTTTGCTAAGTCTGTGCGCTTAATTACTCCCGCTGTAATATAAGTAACACAGGACGTTGGGATGAGCAAGGTcttaattatatttttgaatgcTCATCAGGAGGTACAACTGCTTACtgaataaatatatagTTCCCAAAACCTATGAAAGGATACATTGTGCAATATGTTTACACAGGTTTTTGTGGTCTTGTGCATAAGCTGcacagtttttttttgtttgcaCCATAGCAAAACAACGGATATCAGCAATTGCAAATCTAACatcatatatcaaatagAGCTAAGTTACACAATATGatgttaaaaaaatattaaataagGGAGCTAGTGTGATAGCATTACAATTGCTTAAGGCGGGAAGGGACTGCTTAATGAAGTATTGGCTGGCATATTATTAAAAACTCCAGCACATGATACATCATAAATAACGAGcatattgttcttttaACAGAATTGTCTAATCCTTTACTGACTGccattttcaataattatTTTGTCACTGGCTTCTCCTAAGAACGAAGGAAAAACAGAATTGATGGAATCGATTGTTTACGTTGGTGAATTTCGCCTGAATTGTTTGTGCAGGACTTGTTTTGCAGTGTTCgcaattaattttttttgtcgtttttcatttcattctactttcttttttttttcctctttcCTTGGTCGTTGCCATTAAAATAATTTCGATAATACTAATATGGTGTGAGTGAGTAAATTTAGTTGCAACGTAGCGTTCACACTTCCAACATAATACCCTTTTTGCATTTCAACATTGTTCCAAATCGATCAATAATTAACAATCGTTAGGCCAATTCTATTTAACagcactttttttttgacagTTGTTGATTTTATAACGGCAATTTCATTCACATTGAAGCATAGAATAACGGTTCCTTTTTCCTCTTATTGCTTTGTGTTGAACAACTCCTAGTGGTAATTGCTTTATTAAGACAGGAAAGAACTATACATCGGATTCATATTTCGACTTTCTAACACTTGATAACCTACTGAATTatcctttttttgttaaagGTCAATCCCGGTTTACAAATAGTTACGATCGATATAAATTGAGGCTACTGAATTCTCATAACCTTCAATTGATTTCCTGAAATAACTCCTCGCAACCAAGATAAAAAGATTACACATTCCCATTTTAGAATGGCTATCAAATTGATTGATTTGGCAAGAACTTTCTTGCCACTTTTACCTGAAGTGGAAGTTCcatttgaaaagattaCTTTTGATGACAAGGTTGTTTACACAATCTTCTCTGCATTGATATACCTATTTGCCCAATTCCCTCTTGTAGGTCTACCAAAGGAAACAGCTCCAGGCACTCAAGTTAATGACCCACTTTACTTCTTGCGTGGTGTCTTCGCAGCTGAACCAAAAACCCTACTTGAGTTTGGTATTTTCCCAAATGTTGCTAGTGCCCTCATCTTACAACTACTAGCTGGCCTTAAGGTTATTAAGGTTAACTTCAAGAACCAAAAAGATAGAGAATTATTTCAAACTTTGATCAAGTTGTTTGCCTTGTTCCAATACTTCATCTTGGCCAACATCTTCATTTACTCTGGCTACTATGGTCAAAACCTTTCTATTGTTCAAGTTGGTTTGATTAACTTGCAACTATGTGGTGCTGGCTTGGTCACTACTTTGATCAGTGAGGTTGTTGATAAAGGCTTCGGTTTCTCTTCCGGTATGATGGTTATTAACACCGTCTCTATTGCCACTAACTTGGTATCTGACACTTTAGGAATTTCTCAAATTTCTGTTGATGAAGACAACAACACTGAGCCACAAGGTTCTTTGATCAACTTGATTCAAAGTTTCAGAGCTAAGCACAGATCTTTGCTTGAAGGTATCATCTCTGCTTTCAACAGAGACTACTTGCCAAACCTTACAACTACCGTTATTGTTTTGGGTATTGCTGCAGTTATTTGCTACCTACAAAGTGTTCGTATGGAACTGGCTATCAGATCCACTAGAGCTCGTGGTATGAGCAACATCTACCCAATCCGTCTCCTATATGTAGGCTGTCTGTCTGTCCTATTTTCTTACGTCATCTTATTCTACATCCACATTGGTGCATTTACTTTAATCCAATTGATTGCCAAGAACAATATCGAAAACCCAATCTGCAAAGTCTTGGGTCACTATGACATGGTTAACAACTTGTTGGCAGTACCATCCTTCCCTCTGTCTTTGTTGACTCCACCAAGATCATTATTGAGCAGTATCACTGAGCAACCTCTAACTTTGATTACATACACAATATTTATGGTTGCCACTGGTGTCTACTTTGCTGATAAGTGGCAAGAAATCTCTGGATCTTCTGCTCGTGATGTCGCTGCTGAATTCAAGGAACAAGGTATCACTTTGAATGGTCGCAGAGAACAAAGTGTCGCTA containing:
- the FPT1 gene encoding chromatin-associated RNAPIII regulator FPT1 (CAGL0B03201g~Ortholog(s) have nucleus localization); this translates as MSGETVYVRGENGEVVRLSQVLACEDSKELVNYFWGIQDSRMVKFKCSETIADNLKVEVFLGNTHIKSGMPFYIVEFNDSDEEFSVWRSDGQWGADEAVVQGWYDTLHGNHRSAKKTKSDDWREFVGTKRMQEHPNKIELENSLKKLNVDWSNCNASVFWKEIDNHCRVDAKQASKHATASTEGFHHIVLLALIKAELSKNKHVIKNQIDAFHARMSRKHRFRKSRKDSIMESISEDSCEDEEMIRVRSLSPNYTTATHSPRAVEDIDNETSKQIMSNFNMLFKPIVENFEDVYLDKYSKYPERKRRKQATNRVSKIK
- a CDS encoding uncharacterized protein (CAGL0B03179g~Ortholog(s) have phosphatase activator activity, role in chromatin silencing at rDNA, protein localization to nucleolar rDNA repeats, rDNA condensation and mitochondrion, nucleolus localization), with product MYKLQVVLIQPQNQLKANGYSIDGDNSDDQTITTIRNGGHIIRDHTRKFLHFTKPENTLLQLADEIENRITKLYSNLNIESFEILSLQDINHCDLDATYLVKDVFSMDNTVLVILKNELEFIDANGTLNANDLHDAGRISAYSSVRKRRSSKAFGNSSRIEPQILVPKRSKPNNLAPLSNNLRVTSPLANEISNDEINSSTVVINRNVSTAFAANRSTLTDRSFLPPPAQPQSPAIRISSGIGDGKRIFSESQNLDVVSRSEVVDPDKSKQQLIVPDIPMEFISTPNRVNLSGQRVISESQPKSLVFSKKRINSPINNHIDVQLENDSNTARGKKLVGAERKILPNTRNSDSPTNRNDKRTSSLELKVHNKRVNSTNIPIIEDVLKRIDNFSDTEEGQIVHNPVRSTSLASRQYQVDYGTNTTDEKDSVRSIIGSDKEQTMCRSEESTKSLGTSLDPTTETEKIALGVINGPSSLPNSKKENKELAVKLHNTNLNDSPNATEINTKTPKKNTDKASSVSKTSPVKTSSSKVSSPKKTPTLSKKLQAIVDHEYPDESKKRKSPIAKEVRNITDNKKSSNVRTPSKSLKVNNMELSLKSLISQQSTPNNLERSATKEKTDYDTMKDNLRETLSALKQIKSVASPTSAKSKTAAEKITEIKEKVLKTITNAEKPLTVKLANGNISAGKNEKVDNEQIAKGIPVKISKISSQPHVATTPRKENRAQPSTSALRKSPRISSQSNKTNTKSISATPNKSANEKPLSTSRDTIRSSQNGSSKETVSNDQSSSHNIQNSKSTKSAVVSSSQPVHNSNRLQQQDNSISEPSSAKKHGMASRYEKAGLIKKVKLLRKESDSDSDSSDSSNDDSNRSFRSSQLRLSQPKQKLVGNSQTESNGTDKGTSGRQGKKSEKQYLSKEFVDSDSDESDAGSSD
- a CDS encoding uncharacterized protein (CAGL0B03223g~Protein of unknown function) — protein: MEFFIRIFKINTKPAIVEKECDVNSLEMASIFSKTKSVSNLNSGEIDHGATRRQSKQKRKHSIRENKDSSHESLCYNDKYQRTLKATTRRKNKKKRRHNK
- the SSH1 gene encoding Ssh1p (CAGL0B03245g~Ortholog(s) have signal sequence binding activity, role in SRP-dependent cotranslational protein targeting to membrane and Ssh1 translocon complex, plasma membrane localization), yielding MAIKLIDLARTFLPLLPEVEVPFEKITFDDKVVYTIFSALIYLFAQFPLVGLPKETAPGTQVNDPLYFLRGVFAAEPKTLLEFGIFPNVASALILQLLAGLKVIKVNFKNQKDRELFQTLIKLFALFQYFILANIFIYSGYYGQNLSIVQVGLINLQLCGAGLVTTLISEVVDKGFGFSSGMMVINTVSIATNLVSDTLGISQISVDEDNNTEPQGSLINLIQSFRAKHRSLLEGIISAFNRDYLPNLTTTVIVLGIAAVICYLQSVRMELAIRSTRARGMSNIYPIRLLYVGCLSVLFSYVILFYIHIGAFTLIQLIAKNNIENPICKVLGHYDMVNNLLAVPSFPLSLLTPPRSLLSSITEQPLTLITYTIFMVATGVYFADKWQEISGSSARDVAAEFKEQGITLNGRREQSVAKELNKVIPVAAKTGAAILAAITVCGELLGLKGKAAGIVVGVAGGFSLLELITLDYQQSGGQSALTQVLGAPMGM